The window AGTAGAGATCATCTAAACCAATATCAGCGAAATAAGCGACGCGATTTAAACAAATATATTTGTTCATGAATTTTGAAAAGTCTGAGGCATGTACTTCAAAATTCGTACCCCAGTGGTTAGATGTAATTAGTTCAGCACTCTCAAGTCTTTTTATTAGTGTTTCATTACTAAAAAATAATTTTGTTAATGCATGAATACCTACATCTATGGAAGGGTTGCTTAATTGTTCATTCAATATTACAAACAACTCTTGTTGTTCAAAAACACAGTTTTTAAGTTGCCGGTGCTCCCCAGGGCAATACATTGGGAGTTTTCGTGATAAGACTAACTCAAACAGATTGGCTATGTTTGCATTAAACAAAGGGAGGATAACTTGTACTTCTTCAAAGTTGATTGGATGATGTAACTTGTCAGTACTATGTACTTCTAGTTTACAAATTTTCTTAGCAATTAAGTTCAGGTCAAATAAAACTTCATTGCCTTTTCTTGATGTCGTTACTGGTTTTAAATATTTATGCTCAACAAGTGTTGTAATTTCATCGACACTAATACCAATAAGGTGTGCTAAACGTTTTGATGTGATTTGATGGGTAAGCGTTGTTGAAGTCACTTTTTTATATGTATTTAACCTTGATTTTGTAACACCATCCTTTACATCTAACTTTGCAATAGGTGTGTACAGGCAATTAGGTAACTCATTATCATATCGGTAATCGCATTCATAGTTAAACGCTTCCCATGGTTCTAAAACAGAATCTATAGAAATGTCTCGGTAAACTAACTTTATCCTTTTTAAATCTAGAAAATAATCATGCCTAAAATGAGAGCTATGCAGTAATCCTAACGCTTGCTCAAGAAGATCTTGCGTTGTATTGATATCGTACTTCTCTAAATTAGGCATCGAGAGTAAGTTATCAAAAGGTCTATGCATTCGCCGTAGAGATATTATTAATGCCTCTAAATACGCTAGATTCGACATGCTATTGACCAAACCACTTACTGCTAATAGCAAGGAAGGACTGCTGTTTGGTTGAACGTTATCAACTATGGACTCTCCACACTCGTTGCATTCATCCAATTTCCAACTATTCCATTTTAGTTTTGTAGAGCATTTCGGACAGGAGTTCATCAATGAACAGTTGTGTATTACACATTCAGTTACGATGGATAGGTCCCATGCACTTTTCATGTATAACTTTTCTTTTAAGCAAACAGGGCAATACCTAAACCCCTTGTGATGCATATGGACAGTATTTATTGACTTTATTTCGTTTACATATTGAATGGACGTTTGTTTGTAAAAGATTCTGGCTAATTCATTTGTTTCGAGACGAATTGCTTTGGACAAATAGGCAATATAATTATTAAATTGATTTGAATAAGGGCGGGTTGCGGGTATATAAGTAGTAGCTAGGTTGTTACAAATATTTTGAGCACCTTTCATACCGTTAACGGTATTCAATCGTTCAAAGTAGCCCCTAAGTGACTCATCTGTAAAAGGTAGTGGCGCATAAGTAAATTCGAAGGGGCTATTCATATGTCAACGCAGTTTTAACTTCTTTTAATGAAGTTTTTTTAGAGAACGGCCACACTGTTTCATGTTTCTTTTGTGTATTTAAATTTGGTGGTGCAATACTACGATGCGCTTCATCTAAATGTTCAAGTGTTACTTTTTCATTATCTTTAACTGTTAATAACACTTGCTGGAAAAGAAGACGTATCCGTCTCAAGTCGCCGCCAGTAGCAAGCTCCATCCGATAAGCAATATTTTCTGTTGACAGGTCTATTATAGGGGTGGGGAAGTTAACGCTATAAACACGTAAAAATTCGCAAAAGTATGCTTTTGATTCGTCTGTTCTACAATTTAATAAATTTAATACTCCACCATATACAACTCTTGAAAATAGTTCGCGATCTAATTCAAGTATTTTCTTAGCTCTCGGAACCCCAAGTAATAAAACAGACACACCATATGTACTTATAAGCGACTTTACAAACTGGCCGACTTTTTGGTCTATTTTTTTCTCACCTCTTAATAGATGATGGAATTCATCAATAATGATTATTTTCACACCAGCTACTTGCAATTGCTTTAGTAGATAGTTATTTAAAAACTGCCTTGTGTAACCATTAGGATAAACATTCGTTATTTTATAAATGATGCTTCTTTTAACATCCGTGACCAATGCACCTTCTTCTAAATTAATTTTA of the Pseudoalteromonas spongiae UST010723-006 genome contains:
- a CDS encoding TniQ family protein, whose translation is MNSPFEFTYAPLPFTDESLRGYFERLNTVNGMKGAQNICNNLATTYIPATRPYSNQFNNYIAYLSKAIRLETNELARIFYKQTSIQYVNEIKSINTVHMHHKGFRYCPVCLKEKLYMKSAWDLSIVTECVIHNCSLMNSCPKCSTKLKWNSWKLDECNECGESIVDNVQPNSSPSLLLAVSGLVNSMSNLAYLEALIISLRRMHRPFDNLLSMPNLEKYDINTTQDLLEQALGLLHSSHFRHDYFLDLKRIKLVYRDISIDSVLEPWEAFNYECDYRYDNELPNCLYTPIAKLDVKDGVTKSRLNTYKKVTSTTLTHQITSKRLAHLIGISVDEITTLVEHKYLKPVTTSRKGNEVLFDLNLIAKKICKLEVHSTDKLHHPINFEEVQVILPLFNANIANLFELVLSRKLPMYCPGEHRQLKNCVFEQQELFVILNEQLSNPSIDVGIHALTKLFFSNETLIKRLESAELITSNHWGTNFEVHASDFSKFMNKYICLNRVAYFADIGLDDLYSSLQNSNVEPIFMEKFRGKTLVFTAKTLFVKETIYKIIRYFKKHDNKRYFGF
- a CDS encoding TniB family NTP-binding protein, with the translated sequence MIDQTKINAFLNSVVFHRNLKQCIQSVLNAVKAVDTGPYGVCIFCEPGTGKTMLGDYCALKLNEASKVTRERKEIRAIKINLEEGALVTDVKRSIIYKITNVYPNGYTRQFLNNYLLKQLQVAGVKIIIIDEFHHLLRGEKKIDQKVGQFVKSLISTYGVSVLLLGVPRAKKILELDRELFSRVVYGGVLNLLNCRTDESKAYFCEFLRVYSVNFPTPIIDLSTENIAYRMELATGGDLRRIRLLFQQVLLTVKDNEKVTLEHLDEAHRSIAPPNLNTQKKHETVWPFSKKTSLKEVKTALTYE